The following are encoded together in the Sparus aurata chromosome 1, fSpaAur1.1, whole genome shotgun sequence genome:
- the atf7ip gene encoding activating transcription factor 7-interacting protein 1 isoform X3, with amino-acid sequence MEVVVTEEKKKIFRARKTMKISDRQQLESLHSTLLTAAPALSETPSPPLMNGTHKEDGQKASDKEQNNISDSNSPPATSPASPASLSSPAPFLSLNLSPSPASSQSPKAKDETSPTSPFHSLNFELKKMQDEDDEDEKKGSSPSSPKESVAQASTESKDSKEKDAEGNSEEEKKEAEHTATKDSAVDSAKDSSKDSDPCSPALPPVTDCTEPMETENDYIKAKDPETATPKIQDEKPPSPKCTTSNSPCPSSSRPASVDVNQEKKVKLEKKEEEKEKQDVKKGSPKNEAKMEVDTVKVETKTIKTEDGKATKPSRPSSTPPSSTVVQEDKGSTSGLKRTLSEGNDKEEQTIKREGKRPKVESEELEAQLELKITAKAGSHHKLEKIVQQLVDERLKALQATIFDQHFEELKDRVDKIDCANKHQTAINTLQAKIARLAKKFGEANQASENKKKNEALAAAAAAAAAAAAAAKAAAVTNSPQAQRLVRTSMELKQTPTTVSSSSTAAPLMSAQLVPTAAQVTTPTSTTMVTQAPILQLITSTSNAVSSLATGITTQSPTGTLLLKTASGSSMMTTGQPLLIQLPLSMANGQAGTLVNIPVSSLSAASSLNKVKTTSTATFILKPAPAITTAPVSVPAAATAPAIQASTGQMSSTQISLARAVYQGGAGGITTPNAGVSVTTARTPAQSVSVAGAMSSASSPATSGPAATGSTAPGPPQGTSLTSKTVAIDISAMESSLHIKKERMMKNLNTTEALKMFQNLDSGDSDGDGDLSELGNESDLSWVHENTSSESESESVPRRKRRLSPAATAYSAQGLPDPALEPTGVLSLPLVSSQLEGAVEKGKDGTVWFGLQPDGCPGEKQSQNGLTEAAGPTAHAKHSIKDALTAFLCVFDDGMLKHIRDCTVAEAHRDCGNSLWDLTVAELKAFISLLYVRGTQCAKNTDFDSMWSEEWGFPFFRQTMARNRFRDIMRFLRFDRKETRRVRLHDDKFALVRTTWDQFIQNSIACYKPGTNITIAEQLFPTKARCKFTQYMGNKPEKFGIKFWLAADVDSKYMLNGSPYLGKEEARRTGQPVGESVVLKLAEPFLGEGRNITTGNFCTSLKLATALQAKKTSLVGTIDKHKRELPPSVKQQAELFNTKVLKCGDVTLTVYQGRPKKNVCILSTVHTGVGTFSGAKAKPESVMYYNNTKYGVDVVDQMARAYSVKGGTQRWPVAVFYNILDLAGINAHILFKECTNNKIARRKFLQQLAEELRAEYMEGKRAARQLAQGGLQQTRKRRQCQVRKGCKQNKTSDTCSKCQKSVCGSCARRAAIICVDCDY; translated from the exons ATGGAAGTTGTtgtgacagaggagaagaagaagattttcCGTGCTAGGAAAACTATGAAGATCAGTGATCGACAGCAGCTTGAGAGTCTTCACAGTACTTTGTTGACAGCGGCCCCAGCTCTGTCCGAGACACCTTCGCCACCTCTGATGAATGGCACTCACAAAGAGGATGGACAAAAAGCGTCAGACAAGGAGCAAAACAACATTTCGGACTCTAACTCGCCCCCCGCTACATCCCCTGCCTCTCCGGCCTCTCTCAGCTCTCCGGCTCCGTTCCTGTCCCTAAATCTGTCCCCTTCCCCTGCTTCTTCACAAAGCCCTAAAGCAAAGGATGAAACTTCTCCAACATCACCATTCCACTCTCTTAACTTTGAACTGAAAAAGATGCAGGACGAGGACGATGAGGATGAGAAGAAAGGTTCTTCGCCGTCTTCTCCAAAGGAGTCAGTTGCACAGGCATCAACAGAATCTAAGGACAGCAAGGAAAAAGATGCAGAGGGGAACtcggaggaggaaaagaaagag GCTGAACATACTGCAACAAAGGATTCAGCTGTGGATTCGGCAAAGGATTCCTCTAAAGATTCAGATCCATGTTCACCTGCGCTGCCTCCAGTAACTGACTGCACAGAACcaatggagacagaaaatgactATATAAAGGCCAAGGACCCTGAGACCGCCACACcaaaaattcaagatgaaaAACCCCCTTCCCCGAAATGTACCACTTCGAATTCTCCATGTCCATCTTCGTCTCGTCCAGCTAGTGTGGATGTAAATCAAGAAAAGAAAgtcaaattggaaaaaaaagaagaggagaaagaaaaacaggatgtGAAGAAGGGATCACCAAAAAATGAGGCAAAGATGGAGGTCGACACAGTGAAAGTAGAGACCAAAACGATCAAAACTGAAGATGGTAAAGCCACAAAACCATCTCGGCCATCATCCACTCCACCATCTAGTACAG TAGTGCAAGAGGACAAGGGCTCAACCTCGGGACTGAAGCGCACTTTATCAGAGGGTAATGACAAAGAAGAACAAACCATAAAAAGAGAGGGCAAGAGGCCCAAAGTGGAGAGTGAGGAACTGGAGGCACAACTGGAACTTAAAATCACTGCAAAAGCTGGCAGTCACCATAAACTTGAAAAG ATTGTGCAACAGCTGGTAGATGAACGGTTGAAGGCCTTGCAGGCGACCATTTTTGACCAACATTTCGAAGAGCTGAAGGACAGAGTGGACAAGATCGACTGTGCCAATAAACACCAAACTGCAATTAACACACTCCAA GCCAAGATAGCGCGGCTAGCAAAAAAGTTTGGGGAGGCCAATCAGGCGTCggagaacaaaaagaaaaatgag gcgctcgctgctgctgctgctgctgccgccgccgccgctgctgctgctaagGCTGCAGCTGTCACAAACAGCCCTCAAGCTCAACG GCTAGTCCGGACTTCCATGGAGCTAAAGCAGACTCCAACAACTGTTTCTTCGTCCAGCACAGCTG ctccactcATGTCAGCTCAGTTAGTCCCCACCGCTGCCCAAGTCACAACACCCACCTCCACTACCATGGTGACACAGGCCCCCATCCTCCAGCTGATCACCTCCACCTCTAATGCTGTCTCCAGCTTGGCCACTGGCATCACCACTCAGAGTCCAACGGGCACCCTGCTCCTGAAGACGGCCTCTGGGAGCAGCATGATGACTACTGGCCAGCCGCTGCTTATCCAGCTGCCTTTATCGATGGCTAACGGCCAGGCAGGAACACTGGTCAACATCCctgtttcctctttgtctgcAGCCAGCTCGCTTAACAAGGTCAAAACCACTTCCACCGCTACTTTTATACTCAAGCCCGCTCCTGCCATCACCACAGCACCGGTCTCTGTGCCAGCTGCTGCCACTGCCCCAGCGATCCAGGCCTCCACTGGCCAGATGTCATCTACCCAGATCTCTCTTGCACGTGCTGTCTACCAGGGGGGTGCTGGGGGGATAACTACACCCAATGCAGGAGTATCAGTGACCACAGCCAGGACACCAGCTCAGTCTGTCTCTGTAGCAGGAGCTATGTCTTCGGCCTCCTCACCTGCAACTTCTGGGCCGGCAGCAACAGGCTCCACTGCTCCAGGACCACCACAAGGGACGTCTCTGACATCAAAGACAG TTGCGATTGATATATCTGCGATGGAGTCAAGCCTTCACATCAAAAAGGAAAGGATGATGAAGAATTTGAATACAACCGAAGCCCTGAAGATGTTTCAGAACTTGGACAGTGGTGATTCTGATGGAGATGGGGATCTATCAGAGCTCGGAAATGAAAGCGATCTTTCCTGGGTACACGAGAACACCTCCTCAGAGAGTGAGTCAGAGTCTGTACCGAGGAGAAAGAGACGGCTTTCCCCTGCGGCTACGGCTTACAGTGCTCAAG GCCTCCCTGATCCAGCTCTTGAGCCCACTGGAGTGCTCAGCCTGCCATTGGTGTCATCTCAGCTGGAGGGGGCTGTGGAAAAGGGGAAGGATGGGACGGTTTGGTTTGGCCTTCAGCCAGATGGATGTCCAGGAGAAAAGCAGAGCCAAAATGGCCTGACGGAAGCTGCTGGCCCCACAGCGCACGCAAAGCACAGCATCAAGGATGCACTCACtgcctttctgtgtgtgtttgatgatgGCATGCTGAAGCACATCAGGGACTGCACTGTGGCTGAGGCTCATCGGGACTGCGGCAACAGCTTGTGGGACCTGACAGTGGCTGAACTCAAAGCATTCATATCGCTTTTGTATGTCCGTGGCACACAGTGtgcaaaaaacactgatttcgACAGTATGTGGTCTGAGGAATGGGGGTTCCCATTTTTCAGACAAACAATGGCAAGAAATCGCTTCAGGGACATAATGAGGTTCCTGCGCTTTGACAGGAAGGAGACCCGACGTGTGCGTCTGCATGATGACAAGTTTGCCCTGGTGCGTACCACATGGGACCAGTTTATCCAGAACAGTATAGCCTGCTACAAACCCGGCACCAACATCACGATTGCTGAGCAGCTGTTCCCCACAAAGGCCCGCTGCAAGTTCACCCAATATATGGGGAATAAGCCCGAAAAATTCGGCATCAAATTTTGGTTGGCTGCAGATGTCGACTCCAAATACATGTTGAACGGGTCTCCATATCTGGGGAAGGAGGAGGCGCGGCGCACCGGTCAGCCTGTGGGAGAGAGTGTGGTGCTGAAACTGGCGGAGCCATTCCTGGGGGAGGGAAGAAACATTACCACAGGCAACTTCTGCACGTCCCTAAAACTGGCCACCGCCTTACAGGCAAAGAAGAccagcctggttggcaccatagACAAACATAAACGGGAGTTGCCCCCCTCTGTGAAACAGCAAGCCGAGCTGTTCAACACAAAGGTGCTGAAGTGTGGCGAtgtgactctgactgtgtaccagggaagGCCAaagaagaatgtctgcatcctgagcactgtgcacacaggtgtgggcacctttagtggggcgaaggcaaagccagagtctgtgatgtactacaacaacacgAAGTATGGCGTGGACGTCgtggaccagatggcgagggcatactccgtcaaaggcggtacgcaaagatggccagtggcggtcttctataacatcctcgacctggctgggatcaatgcccacatcttattcaaggagtgCACCAACAACAAGATAGCCCGGAGGAAATTCCTGCAGcaactggcagaggagctgagggcagaatacatggaggggaaaagGGCCGCGCGGCAGTTGGCACAAGGTGGGCTGCAGCAGACACGGAAACGGAGGCAGTGCCAGGTCCGAAAGGGctgcaaacagaacaaaacGTCGGACACTTGCAGCAAATGCCAGAAGTCCGTGTGTGGCAGTTGTGCAAGGAGAGCAGCGATCATCTGCGTAGACTGTGATTATTGA
- the atf7ip gene encoding activating transcription factor 7-interacting protein 1 isoform X2: MEVVVTEEKKKIFRARKTMKISDRQQLESLHSTLLTAAPALSETPSPPLMNGTHKEDGQKASDKEQNNISDSNSPPATSPASPASLSSPAPFLSLNLSPSPASSQSPKAKDETSPTSPFHSLNFELKKMQDEDDEDEKKGSSPSSPKESVAQASTESKDSKEKDAEGNSEEEKKEAEHTATKDSAVDSAKDSSKDSDPCSPALPPVTDCTEPMETENDYIKAKDPETATPKIQDEKPPSPKCTTSNSPCPSSSRPASVDVNQEKKVKLEKKEEEKEKQDVKKGSPKNEAKMEVDTVKVETKTIKTEDGKATKPSRPSSTPPSSTVQEDKGSTSGLKRTLSEGNDKEEQTIKREGKRPKVESEELEAQLELKITAKAGSHHKLEKIVQQLVDERLKALQATIFDQHFEELKDRVDKIDCANKHQTAINTLQAKIARLAKKFGEANQASENKKKNEALAAAAAAAAAAAAAAKAAAVTNSPQAQRLVRTSMELKQTPTTVSSSSTAAAPLMSAQLVPTAAQVTTPTSTTMVTQAPILQLITSTSNAVSSLATGITTQSPTGTLLLKTASGSSMMTTGQPLLIQLPLSMANGQAGTLVNIPVSSLSAASSLNKVKTTSTATFILKPAPAITTAPVSVPAAATAPAIQASTGQMSSTQISLARAVYQGGAGGITTPNAGVSVTTARTPAQSVSVAGAMSSASSPATSGPAATGSTAPGPPQGTSLTSKTVAIDISAMESSLHIKKERMMKNLNTTEALKMFQNLDSGDSDGDGDLSELGNESDLSWVHENTSSESESESVPRRKRRLSPAATAYSAQGLPDPALEPTGVLSLPLVSSQLEGAVEKGKDGTVWFGLQPDGCPGEKQSQNGLTEAAGPTAHAKHSIKDALTAFLCVFDDGMLKHIRDCTVAEAHRDCGNSLWDLTVAELKAFISLLYVRGTQCAKNTDFDSMWSEEWGFPFFRQTMARNRFRDIMRFLRFDRKETRRVRLHDDKFALVRTTWDQFIQNSIACYKPGTNITIAEQLFPTKARCKFTQYMGNKPEKFGIKFWLAADVDSKYMLNGSPYLGKEEARRTGQPVGESVVLKLAEPFLGEGRNITTGNFCTSLKLATALQAKKTSLVGTIDKHKRELPPSVKQQAELFNTKVLKCGDVTLTVYQGRPKKNVCILSTVHTGVGTFSGAKAKPESVMYYNNTKYGVDVVDQMARAYSVKGGTQRWPVAVFYNILDLAGINAHILFKECTNNKIARRKFLQQLAEELRAEYMEGKRAARQLAQGGLQQTRKRRQCQVRKGCKQNKTSDTCSKCQKSVCGSCARRAAIICVDCDY, encoded by the exons ATGGAAGTTGTtgtgacagaggagaagaagaagattttcCGTGCTAGGAAAACTATGAAGATCAGTGATCGACAGCAGCTTGAGAGTCTTCACAGTACTTTGTTGACAGCGGCCCCAGCTCTGTCCGAGACACCTTCGCCACCTCTGATGAATGGCACTCACAAAGAGGATGGACAAAAAGCGTCAGACAAGGAGCAAAACAACATTTCGGACTCTAACTCGCCCCCCGCTACATCCCCTGCCTCTCCGGCCTCTCTCAGCTCTCCGGCTCCGTTCCTGTCCCTAAATCTGTCCCCTTCCCCTGCTTCTTCACAAAGCCCTAAAGCAAAGGATGAAACTTCTCCAACATCACCATTCCACTCTCTTAACTTTGAACTGAAAAAGATGCAGGACGAGGACGATGAGGATGAGAAGAAAGGTTCTTCGCCGTCTTCTCCAAAGGAGTCAGTTGCACAGGCATCAACAGAATCTAAGGACAGCAAGGAAAAAGATGCAGAGGGGAACtcggaggaggaaaagaaagag GCTGAACATACTGCAACAAAGGATTCAGCTGTGGATTCGGCAAAGGATTCCTCTAAAGATTCAGATCCATGTTCACCTGCGCTGCCTCCAGTAACTGACTGCACAGAACcaatggagacagaaaatgactATATAAAGGCCAAGGACCCTGAGACCGCCACACcaaaaattcaagatgaaaAACCCCCTTCCCCGAAATGTACCACTTCGAATTCTCCATGTCCATCTTCGTCTCGTCCAGCTAGTGTGGATGTAAATCAAGAAAAGAAAgtcaaattggaaaaaaaagaagaggagaaagaaaaacaggatgtGAAGAAGGGATCACCAAAAAATGAGGCAAAGATGGAGGTCGACACAGTGAAAGTAGAGACCAAAACGATCAAAACTGAAGATGGTAAAGCCACAAAACCATCTCGGCCATCATCCACTCCACCATCTAGTACAG TGCAAGAGGACAAGGGCTCAACCTCGGGACTGAAGCGCACTTTATCAGAGGGTAATGACAAAGAAGAACAAACCATAAAAAGAGAGGGCAAGAGGCCCAAAGTGGAGAGTGAGGAACTGGAGGCACAACTGGAACTTAAAATCACTGCAAAAGCTGGCAGTCACCATAAACTTGAAAAG ATTGTGCAACAGCTGGTAGATGAACGGTTGAAGGCCTTGCAGGCGACCATTTTTGACCAACATTTCGAAGAGCTGAAGGACAGAGTGGACAAGATCGACTGTGCCAATAAACACCAAACTGCAATTAACACACTCCAA GCCAAGATAGCGCGGCTAGCAAAAAAGTTTGGGGAGGCCAATCAGGCGTCggagaacaaaaagaaaaatgag gcgctcgctgctgctgctgctgctgccgccgccgccgctgctgctgctaagGCTGCAGCTGTCACAAACAGCCCTCAAGCTCAACG GCTAGTCCGGACTTCCATGGAGCTAAAGCAGACTCCAACAACTGTTTCTTCGTCCAGCACAGCTG cagctccactcATGTCAGCTCAGTTAGTCCCCACCGCTGCCCAAGTCACAACACCCACCTCCACTACCATGGTGACACAGGCCCCCATCCTCCAGCTGATCACCTCCACCTCTAATGCTGTCTCCAGCTTGGCCACTGGCATCACCACTCAGAGTCCAACGGGCACCCTGCTCCTGAAGACGGCCTCTGGGAGCAGCATGATGACTACTGGCCAGCCGCTGCTTATCCAGCTGCCTTTATCGATGGCTAACGGCCAGGCAGGAACACTGGTCAACATCCctgtttcctctttgtctgcAGCCAGCTCGCTTAACAAGGTCAAAACCACTTCCACCGCTACTTTTATACTCAAGCCCGCTCCTGCCATCACCACAGCACCGGTCTCTGTGCCAGCTGCTGCCACTGCCCCAGCGATCCAGGCCTCCACTGGCCAGATGTCATCTACCCAGATCTCTCTTGCACGTGCTGTCTACCAGGGGGGTGCTGGGGGGATAACTACACCCAATGCAGGAGTATCAGTGACCACAGCCAGGACACCAGCTCAGTCTGTCTCTGTAGCAGGAGCTATGTCTTCGGCCTCCTCACCTGCAACTTCTGGGCCGGCAGCAACAGGCTCCACTGCTCCAGGACCACCACAAGGGACGTCTCTGACATCAAAGACAG TTGCGATTGATATATCTGCGATGGAGTCAAGCCTTCACATCAAAAAGGAAAGGATGATGAAGAATTTGAATACAACCGAAGCCCTGAAGATGTTTCAGAACTTGGACAGTGGTGATTCTGATGGAGATGGGGATCTATCAGAGCTCGGAAATGAAAGCGATCTTTCCTGGGTACACGAGAACACCTCCTCAGAGAGTGAGTCAGAGTCTGTACCGAGGAGAAAGAGACGGCTTTCCCCTGCGGCTACGGCTTACAGTGCTCAAG GCCTCCCTGATCCAGCTCTTGAGCCCACTGGAGTGCTCAGCCTGCCATTGGTGTCATCTCAGCTGGAGGGGGCTGTGGAAAAGGGGAAGGATGGGACGGTTTGGTTTGGCCTTCAGCCAGATGGATGTCCAGGAGAAAAGCAGAGCCAAAATGGCCTGACGGAAGCTGCTGGCCCCACAGCGCACGCAAAGCACAGCATCAAGGATGCACTCACtgcctttctgtgtgtgtttgatgatgGCATGCTGAAGCACATCAGGGACTGCACTGTGGCTGAGGCTCATCGGGACTGCGGCAACAGCTTGTGGGACCTGACAGTGGCTGAACTCAAAGCATTCATATCGCTTTTGTATGTCCGTGGCACACAGTGtgcaaaaaacactgatttcgACAGTATGTGGTCTGAGGAATGGGGGTTCCCATTTTTCAGACAAACAATGGCAAGAAATCGCTTCAGGGACATAATGAGGTTCCTGCGCTTTGACAGGAAGGAGACCCGACGTGTGCGTCTGCATGATGACAAGTTTGCCCTGGTGCGTACCACATGGGACCAGTTTATCCAGAACAGTATAGCCTGCTACAAACCCGGCACCAACATCACGATTGCTGAGCAGCTGTTCCCCACAAAGGCCCGCTGCAAGTTCACCCAATATATGGGGAATAAGCCCGAAAAATTCGGCATCAAATTTTGGTTGGCTGCAGATGTCGACTCCAAATACATGTTGAACGGGTCTCCATATCTGGGGAAGGAGGAGGCGCGGCGCACCGGTCAGCCTGTGGGAGAGAGTGTGGTGCTGAAACTGGCGGAGCCATTCCTGGGGGAGGGAAGAAACATTACCACAGGCAACTTCTGCACGTCCCTAAAACTGGCCACCGCCTTACAGGCAAAGAAGAccagcctggttggcaccatagACAAACATAAACGGGAGTTGCCCCCCTCTGTGAAACAGCAAGCCGAGCTGTTCAACACAAAGGTGCTGAAGTGTGGCGAtgtgactctgactgtgtaccagggaagGCCAaagaagaatgtctgcatcctgagcactgtgcacacaggtgtgggcacctttagtggggcgaaggcaaagccagagtctgtgatgtactacaacaacacgAAGTATGGCGTGGACGTCgtggaccagatggcgagggcatactccgtcaaaggcggtacgcaaagatggccagtggcggtcttctataacatcctcgacctggctgggatcaatgcccacatcttattcaaggagtgCACCAACAACAAGATAGCCCGGAGGAAATTCCTGCAGcaactggcagaggagctgagggcagaatacatggaggggaaaagGGCCGCGCGGCAGTTGGCACAAGGTGGGCTGCAGCAGACACGGAAACGGAGGCAGTGCCAGGTCCGAAAGGGctgcaaacagaacaaaacGTCGGACACTTGCAGCAAATGCCAGAAGTCCGTGTGTGGCAGTTGTGCAAGGAGAGCAGCGATCATCTGCGTAGACTGTGATTATTGA